A section of the Bradyrhizobium oligotrophicum S58 genome encodes:
- the hutI gene encoding imidazolonepropionase, which produces MAERFDRVWRNARLATLREGEPGLGVIEQGVVAARNGRIAFAGPGSDFPADADAPESIDCDGRWITPGLVDCHTHLVYGGDRAHEFELRLTGASYEEIAGAGGGIVSTVAATRAASEEALIASSLPRLDALIAEGGTTIEIKSGYGLETVTELRQLSAARALGSQRPVSVRTSFLGAHAVPVEAGGDKDRYIDLVCNEMLPAVAQSGLADAVDAFMENIAFSAAQTSRVFAAAKALGLPVKLHADQLSNLGGAALAAEFGALSADHLEHTDEAGAVAMARSGTVAVLLPGAYYFIRETQKPPVELFRKHGMKLALATDCNPGSSPLTSLLLTMNMAATLFRLTVDECLAGVTREGARALGLLADTGTLEAGKWCDLAIWDIGRPAELVYRMGFNPLHRRVWRGR; this is translated from the coding sequence ATGGCCGAGCGTTTCGACCGGGTCTGGCGCAATGCGCGGCTCGCGACCCTGCGCGAGGGCGAGCCCGGTCTCGGCGTGATCGAGCAGGGCGTGGTCGCCGCACGCAACGGCCGCATCGCCTTTGCCGGCCCAGGGTCGGATTTTCCTGCTGACGCCGATGCGCCTGAAAGCATTGACTGCGACGGCCGCTGGATCACGCCGGGCCTGGTCGATTGCCACACCCATCTCGTTTACGGCGGTGATCGCGCCCACGAGTTCGAGTTGCGCCTCACCGGCGCCAGCTATGAGGAGATCGCCGGCGCGGGCGGCGGCATCGTCTCGACTGTCGCCGCAACGCGTGCGGCCAGCGAGGAGGCGCTGATCGCGAGCTCGCTGCCGCGGCTCGATGCATTGATTGCCGAAGGCGGCACCACCATCGAGATCAAGTCCGGCTACGGACTGGAGACGGTCACCGAACTGCGACAATTGTCCGCAGCCCGTGCGCTCGGCAGCCAGCGTCCCGTCAGCGTGCGCACCAGCTTTCTCGGCGCGCATGCGGTGCCCGTCGAAGCCGGTGGCGACAAGGACCGCTACATCGATCTCGTCTGCAACGAGATGCTGCCGGCGGTCGCGCAGTCCGGCTTGGCCGACGCCGTCGATGCCTTCATGGAAAACATCGCCTTCTCCGCAGCGCAAACGTCGCGCGTCTTCGCCGCGGCAAAGGCGCTCGGCCTGCCGGTCAAGCTGCATGCCGACCAGCTTTCCAATCTCGGCGGCGCCGCGCTTGCGGCGGAGTTCGGCGCGCTGTCGGCCGATCACCTCGAGCACACCGACGAGGCGGGCGCCGTGGCGATGGCGCGGAGCGGGACGGTCGCGGTGCTGCTGCCCGGCGCATACTACTTCATTCGCGAGACGCAGAAGCCGCCGGTGGAGCTGTTCCGCAAGCATGGCATGAAGCTCGCGCTCGCGACCGACTGCAATCCGGGCTCGTCGCCGCTGACATCCTTGCTGCTCACGATGAACATGGCGGCAACGCTGTTTCGTCTCACCGTCGACGAATGTCTCGCCGGCGTGACGCGCGAAGGCGCGCGTGCATTGGGCTTGCTGGCCGACACCGGCACGCTCGAAGCCGGCAAATGGTGCGATCTCGCGATCTGGGACATCGGACGACCGGCCGAGCTGGTCTATCGCATGGGCTTCAATCCTCTGCATCGGCGAGTCTGGAGAGGCCGATGA
- a CDS encoding formimidoylglutamate deiminase: MASLHFASALLPSGWAEDVQVVISDGAIAQVSAGVPPTSADEQHEVAIPGIASLHSHAFQRGMAGLAEISGHATDTFWTWRETMYRFALSMRPEDVEAVATLLYVEMLERGFTRVGEFHYLHHDRDGTPYADLGEMAVRIAAAARTSGIGLTLLPSFYAHGGFGAAAPHEGQRRFICGVDQFAKLLTAARKAISSLPGSNLGIAPHSLRAVAPDELTALLPFADGGPIHIHAAEQVKEVEDCLAWSSRRPVQWLLDHHAVDARWCLIHATHMTADETAALARSGATAGLCPVTEASLGDGIFPARDYLRARGRIGVGTDSNVLVGVSDELRQLEYGQRLTHRERNVLTSGPDASTGRTLFDAALAGGAQALAQSAAGLQVGGRADIVTLDLSHPSLAGRTQDALLDGWIFATAYDAIDCVWAGGAKVVQGGHHRSREAARRGFNTAVRRLLA, from the coding sequence ATGGCGTCCCTGCATTTTGCATCCGCGCTTCTGCCTTCGGGATGGGCCGAGGACGTGCAGGTCGTCATCAGCGACGGTGCGATCGCGCAGGTCTCCGCGGGCGTGCCGCCGACCTCCGCCGACGAGCAGCATGAGGTCGCAATCCCCGGCATCGCCAGCCTACATAGCCATGCGTTCCAGCGCGGCATGGCGGGGCTTGCCGAGATCAGCGGCCACGCCACCGATACGTTCTGGACGTGGCGCGAGACGATGTACCGTTTCGCCTTGTCGATGCGGCCCGAGGACGTCGAGGCGGTCGCGACCTTGCTCTATGTCGAGATGCTCGAGCGCGGCTTCACGCGGGTCGGCGAATTCCACTATCTGCACCACGATCGCGACGGAACGCCTTACGCTGATCTCGGCGAGATGGCGGTGCGCATCGCCGCGGCGGCTCGGACATCCGGCATCGGCCTGACCCTGTTGCCGAGCTTCTACGCGCATGGCGGCTTCGGCGCTGCGGCGCCTCATGAGGGACAGCGGCGCTTCATCTGCGGGGTCGATCAGTTTGCCAAGCTGCTGACGGCCGCCCGCAAGGCCATCAGCTCGCTTCCCGGCTCCAATCTCGGCATCGCGCCGCACAGCCTGCGCGCCGTCGCGCCGGATGAGCTGACCGCACTGCTACCGTTTGCGGACGGTGGCCCGATCCACATTCACGCCGCCGAGCAAGTGAAAGAAGTCGAGGACTGCCTCGCCTGGTCGAGCCGGCGTCCCGTGCAATGGCTGCTCGATCATCACGCCGTCGATGCGCGCTGGTGCCTGATCCATGCCACCCACATGACGGCGGACGAAACGGCGGCGCTCGCGAGGAGCGGCGCGACGGCCGGCCTTTGCCCGGTCACCGAAGCCAGCCTCGGCGACGGCATCTTCCCGGCGCGGGACTATCTGCGCGCGCGCGGGCGCATTGGCGTGGGCACCGACTCGAACGTGCTGGTCGGTGTGAGCGACGAGCTGCGCCAGCTCGAATACGGTCAGCGCCTCACGCATCGCGAACGCAACGTGCTGACATCAGGTCCGGATGCGTCGACCGGCCGGACGCTGTTCGATGCCGCTCTCGCCGGCGGCGCGCAGGCGCTGGCACAATCGGCGGCCGGGCTGCAGGTGGGCGGCCGTGCCGATATCGTCACGCTCGACCTGTCGCATCCTTCGCTCGCGGGGCGGACGCAAGATGCGCTGCTCGACGGCTGGATCTTCGCGACGGCATACGACGCCATCGACTGTGTCTGGGCCGGCGGTGCCAAGGTCGTCCAGGGCGGCCATCATCGTTCGCGCGAGGCAGCCCGGCGCGGCTTCAACACGGCTGTGCGGAGGCTGCTCGCATGA
- the hutC gene encoding histidine utilization repressor translates to MSLAETSAKPGAGTLYRTIRQDIERRILTGEWPPGHRIPFEHEIMARYGCSRMTVNKALSELAQADLIERRRRAGSFVRRPQFLSAVLKIPDIRAEISALGRAYGYELINSARRTANAGDRARLGVKKPCKVIAIRCRHSADDVPFAIEDRLIDLDAVPDAAKADFKVDPPGSWLLHHVPWNEAEHAISAIVADEVIADGLDIAVGAPCLVIERHTWRKGRPLTAVRLVYPGEQHRLVARFRGSE, encoded by the coding sequence ATGAGCCTCGCCGAGACCAGCGCGAAGCCGGGAGCCGGCACGCTCTACAGGACCATCCGGCAGGACATCGAGCGCCGCATCCTCACCGGCGAATGGCCACCCGGCCATCGCATCCCGTTCGAGCACGAGATCATGGCGCGCTATGGCTGCTCGCGCATGACGGTGAACAAGGCGCTGTCGGAGCTTGCCCAGGCCGACCTGATCGAGCGTCGCCGCCGCGCCGGCAGCTTCGTGCGGCGCCCACAATTTCTGTCGGCCGTGCTGAAGATCCCCGACATCCGCGCCGAGATCAGTGCGCTCGGCCGTGCCTATGGCTACGAGCTGATCAATTCAGCCCGCCGCACCGCCAATGCTGGGGACCGCGCGCGGCTCGGCGTGAAGAAGCCCTGCAAGGTGATCGCGATCCGTTGCCGCCACAGCGCCGACGATGTCCCGTTCGCGATCGAGGACCGCCTGATCGATCTCGACGCCGTGCCAGACGCGGCCAAGGCCGACTTCAAGGTCGATCCGCCCGGCTCCTGGCTGTTGCATCATGTGCCCTGGAACGAGGCCGAGCACGCGATCAGTGCCATCGTCGCCGATGAGGTCATCGCCGACGGGCTCGACATCGCAGTCGGCGCGCCCTGCCTCGTGATCGAGCGCCACACCTGGCGCAAGGGACGGCCGCTCACGGCTGTCAGGCTGGTCTATCCCGGCGAGCAGCATCGGCTGGTGGCACGATTCAGGGGCAGCGAATGA
- a CDS encoding ABC transporter substrate-binding protein, with protein MRRFGLLAATAALLASTTAYADDVKVGIGISGWTGFAPLTLAKEAGIFKKNGLDVTIKKIPQKDRHLAIAAGDVQCAATTVETWISWNANGVATKQIFQLDKSYGADGMAVRNDIAAIKDLKGKTVAASAPGTSPYFGLAWMLKKNGLTVKDVTIVNLEPAAAAQAFVAGQNDAAMTYEPYLSTVRAAPDKGKIIATTLDYPMVMDTFGCTPKFLTENPKAAKALADSYYEALDMIAKDQAKAYEIMGADVKQSGEQFGNSAKYLRWQDKAASQKFFETEFKTFNKEAAELLLEVGIIKQIPNVEDLYDASFIK; from the coding sequence ATGCGCAGATTTGGACTCCTTGCCGCGACGGCCGCGCTGCTGGCCTCCACCACCGCTTACGCCGACGACGTCAAGGTCGGCATCGGCATTTCCGGCTGGACCGGCTTCGCACCGCTGACGCTCGCCAAGGAAGCCGGCATCTTCAAGAAGAACGGCCTCGACGTCACCATCAAGAAGATCCCGCAGAAGGACCGTCACCTCGCGATCGCGGCCGGCGACGTGCAGTGCGCCGCGACCACGGTGGAGACCTGGATCTCCTGGAATGCGAACGGCGTCGCCACCAAGCAGATCTTCCAGCTCGACAAGAGCTACGGCGCGGACGGCATGGCCGTGCGCAACGACATCGCCGCCATCAAGGACCTGAAGGGCAAGACGGTGGCGGCCTCTGCGCCCGGTACCTCGCCCTATTTCGGGCTGGCCTGGATGCTGAAGAAGAATGGCCTCACGGTAAAGGACGTCACCATCGTGAACCTGGAGCCAGCCGCCGCCGCGCAGGCCTTCGTCGCCGGCCAGAACGATGCGGCCATGACCTACGAGCCGTATCTGTCGACGGTGCGCGCTGCCCCCGACAAGGGCAAGATCATCGCCACCACGCTCGACTATCCGATGGTGATGGACACGTTCGGCTGCACGCCGAAATTCCTCACCGAGAACCCGAAGGCCGCCAAGGCGCTTGCCGACAGCTACTACGAGGCGCTCGACATGATCGCCAAGGACCAGGCCAAGGCCTATGAGATCATGGGCGCCGACGTCAAGCAGAGCGGCGAGCAGTTCGGCAACTCCGCGAAATATCTGCGTTGGCAGGACAAGGCCGCCAGCCAGAAGTTCTTCGAGACCGAGTTCAAGACCTTCAACAAAGAGGCCGCCGAGCTGCTGCTCGAAGTCGGCATCATCAAGCAGATCCCGAACGTCGAGGATCTCTACGATGCGAGCTTCATCAAGTAG
- a CDS encoding ABC transporter permease, with protein MRPLDPVSARSRTALGLAFFVLFVAAWSLATFGGYVSKTFLADPMTMLREGWDLLTKFGFLTDIGMTVWRVVGGFVLAAVIAVPLGLLMGAYKPVEAFLEPFVSFARYLPASAFIPLLILWAGIGELQKLLIIFIGSVFQIILMITITVGNTRRDLVEAAYTLGASDRGIIGRVLLPSAAPDIAEILRLVLGWAWTYVIVAELIGSSSGIGHMITDSQALLNTGQIIFGIIVIGLIGLISDFLFKAFNAWLFPWKLA; from the coding sequence ATCCGTCCCCTCGACCCCGTTAGCGCCAGATCGAGAACCGCGCTCGGCCTCGCCTTCTTCGTCCTGTTCGTCGCGGCGTGGTCGCTCGCGACGTTCGGCGGCTATGTGTCGAAGACGTTCCTGGCCGATCCCATGACCATGCTGCGCGAGGGCTGGGACCTGCTGACGAAGTTCGGCTTCCTCACCGACATCGGCATGACCGTCTGGCGCGTCGTCGGCGGCTTCGTGCTCGCGGCCGTGATCGCCGTTCCGCTCGGGCTCCTGATGGGCGCCTACAAGCCGGTCGAGGCGTTCCTCGAGCCGTTCGTCTCCTTCGCCCGCTATCTGCCCGCCTCGGCTTTCATTCCTCTGCTCATCCTGTGGGCCGGCATCGGCGAATTGCAGAAGCTGCTGATTATCTTCATCGGCTCGGTGTTCCAGATCATCCTGATGATCACGATCACGGTCGGCAACACCCGGCGCGATCTCGTCGAAGCCGCCTATACGCTCGGCGCCAGCGACCGTGGCATCATCGGCCGCGTGCTGCTGCCCTCGGCCGCGCCCGACATCGCCGAGATCCTGCGGCTGGTGCTCGGCTGGGCCTGGACCTATGTCATCGTCGCCGAGCTGATCGGCTCGTCCTCCGGCATCGGCCACATGATCACCGACAGCCAGGCGCTGCTCAACACCGGGCAGATCATCTTCGGCATCATCGTGATCGGGCTGATCGGCCTGATCTCGGATTTCCTGTTCAAGGCGTTCAACGCCTGGCTGTTCCCGTGGAAGCTCGCATGA